AAATAGCTTACGAATGTCGGCTTCTCTAAAGGGGCGTTTCGGACCTCCAACTCTCTGAAACACCCCTTTTATTGGACGAGGCATATTCCAGCGTAATGCAGCCCTCAACTATGACAACTTACTATGTCCCCCTAGCCTCCAACCATGCCGCTCGCCTCCAACCATGCCGAATGTGCCTTTTGCAATCAGATTAGGCGCTGACGTCAGACAGATATTGCATCGGTGCCGGAGGGCGTGGCGAAGGTTCTTGACGGGCAACCTTTGCGGCTGTCAGTCTAGGCACTGTTTGGACGGGGTTTCGACAGCCCTCTTTATGTCGACTTGAGGTTTCATCCAATGCACAACGACGGCACTTTCGTCGGGGCAATCTTGTTCACGCAAGAGGCATCTGATCGCTATGCAGTTGGACAAAAAAGCCTTCGGCGACCCTGACTGTCTAGAAGAATTGGTAAAAAAGCGAACGCGCGATCTATACAGTGCTCTCAAACGGGAAGCAGACTTTCGCTGCGGTGTGCACAGAGGTCTTCTCTGCGGATTTTTCGGCTGTTCACTGAAAATGCGTCAACGGCAGCTATTATCGCCTGCCTACCAATGTCTGGTGTAGGAAGGCTTGAAGACTTGGTGCGAATGGGAAATACATAGCGTCACAGCCCTACATTCAGGATGTGACCAAGGAGATCAAATGCTCGCGCGAAACCAACCAATTTACGCAGTCCTTATCGACGCAGACAACATCCCAGCTAAGCATGCTGAAGTAATCCTAAAAGAAATCAAAACCTTTGGGGAGCCAGCGTTACGCCGTGTTTATGGAGACTGGTCTAGCGAACAACTCCGAGGCTGGGCAGAAACCGTTCGGGAACACGGTTTGGTGGCGCATCAAGAAACTGCAAACACCAAAGGTAAAAATGCCAGTGATATTGGCTTGGTCATTGATGCGATGGACATTTTACACACCACTCGTTTTGACGGGTTTGTTCTGGTGAGTTCTGACAGCGATTTTACAGCTCTTGCAAACCGTATCCGCGAACAAGGCCTGCAGGTTATCGGCATTGGTGAACGTAAAACGCCTGAAAGCCTACGCAACGTCTGTAACCGTTTCGTGTTTATTGAGAACCTCATAGAAGAACCGGCCTCAACCATAGATGGGAAGCAAACGAAAAGCACAAAACTTCCGGCAAAAGGTGCGGCGCCGCTGATCGTTGCCGCAATGGATAAAATCGAACAGGACGATGATTGGTACTCGCTCTCAGCACTGGGCAAACAAATCATGGCCGCGAATTCAGACTTTGACACCCGTACTTATGGTTACAAGAAGCTTAGCGAGCTTGTGGGCAATCTCAATCAGTTTGAAATCCGCAAAATTGGGACAACACTTTCCGTTAGGTATGTGATTAAGTCGAGCTAGATCCACCAATTTGAATTAACACGGCAAAGCTGCGGATTTTGTGAATGCGTTGAACGACTGGATTTATGGGCGGGCCTTTCACGCATCAATAATTAAACAGGAGCTAAAACACATTGGCAGCCATTCGTTCCGCCTATGGTTTTCGGAAGTCTGGGCTCGAATCTGCCACTAGCTGCGTCATGCATTAATGACGGCCAGCGCAGAAATTGCCCTTTGCAAAGCCCTGATCAAAGATCTTGAAAGAGGGCTGAAACCTGCACCATTGTCACTAGTCGATCCCATGCCGCGACCCAGCTTTTCTAAACCAGCCATTCGTGGATCGCGCAGCATCATGGCTGGCTCCGTTTGAAACAGGATTTTAAACAATTTTTCCGAAAATCGCGCTGAGGTGTACTTTGTCGAGCATTCGCGGTAGGCGTTTGGAGATGCGATGTCGTATCTGGCACGCATGACTATTTCCAAAAAAATTTGGTTTGGCACGCTTTACGGCTGCTGCTCCAGATGATCCGAGAAATCGGACGAAAGGTATATTACATGGAACTTCCAGCAGCGATCCAAGGCGAGTCACTTACACGACTATTACAGGGCTTCGGCCTTGGTGCAGTTGTCGCAATAGGTGTCGGATTTGGTTGGGGTGGCTGGACTTTGGGCAGCACCGCCGCTGAGCAAAGTGCCACCGAAACGTCTGCTGCGGTCGTCGCCGCTCTGGCTCCGATTTGCGTTAAAAATTTCCAAGCGGACTCTCAGGCAACTGCCAACATGACGGAGCTTTTGGCTGAATCAAGCTACAAAAGGGACAATCTACTGGAGGACGCTGGTTGGGCGACCTTCTCGGGAAGTGATGAGCCAACACCAGGAGTTGCGGAAGAATGCGCGCAGCTATTGGCTGAAGTATAATCAAAAATTGCGGTGACCAATATTATTATTGGTCACCGCATGTTGAGGACGGCAAAGATATCCCGAATTGAGCCCAATAGATAAATGAAGTCCCTAGAGGCCATTTCCTGACATGCTGCACGGTCCCTGACCGGAAACTTTGGGTTGAGGCCGGAATTTAACGCCTGACCCCAGTGGCCCAATTACGCATGCTTTGGGCCGGAACTACTATTTGTGCATCTCGCAGTGTTGACCATAACTCATACGTTTGCTTAACAGACCAAACGACATTCCCAGACCTGCAGGCAACGTTACAAACTTCTAACCCGCTCGCAATTCGTCCAAAAATGCAGCCCACCATTCTGACATTTCCACACGCTCATTCCAAAATGCCCCGCGTGCATAAGCGCGACGAACTTCATTTCCTTCTACATGAGCCAAAAGCACGTTCGATAGCCTCCCCATCATCGGGCGGTTGCTAGGACATACACAAACAACAGCACGCTACCCACACATCGACGCCGACCCTGCTACTTAAAGTTGCGGATACCTTAGGCCGCGCGATTGACGCGGCTATAAATCATACTAAGGCAGGCCCGTCGCTCCATTGAAGGAGCGAATAGGCCGCCAAAGTTGATTAACTCTGACACAGCTAAAACTTTGTCAAATTGTTGCCATAGTCACCGGTCTGCTAACAAGTAGCAGACCGGTGACTGTCAAGAACGCTACCACCGTTTGCAACATCGATGCTTGCAGTTTCTAAGAAAGTGGCGAGGCCGTTTATTCGATGTCGAGTGTGAACATGTTCCTCTCCGCCTAGACCCGAATGATGTGGATACAGAAGCGTAAGCCGCGGTGTATTGTAAAGCTGTCCATAAGCCATCATCTGGTAGACATCGCTTTGTGAAACGCCCAGTTTAGGGTCGTCCACATTAGCAGAAGTTCGCTTCCATTTGGTGTCGATTACATGTGTCACAATGCCCGCGCGACGAATTACGATATCTGGTTTCGTTTGAAATAATTTTCGCCTCATTGTTTCATCAGTGAAGCAAAATTTCAAACCGTGTTTATGGCGGCACGACCGCTACGCCACGTATTGATGAGCTTGCCAGCGAAGGCATCCGCTTTACCAACTACAATGTCGAAGTTCAGTGCACGCCATCGCGTTCGGCAATCATGACGGGCCGTCATCCTGTCCGCTCCGGCACCTATTCCGTGCTACCGCCCCCCGGTGGCCAAGACGGCATGGTGCCTTGGGAATACACAATCGCGGAATTGCTCTCGGATTCCGATTATGCCACCGCGCTTTACGGCAAATGGCATCTGGGCAACGTGCAAGGCCGCTTGCCCAACGATCAGGGCTTTGACGAGTGGTGGGGCATCCCCAACAGTTGGGATCAGTCCGGCTTTACCAGCTATCCGATGTACGACTTGATGGCGAAAGAAATCCTCGCCAAAGAGGGGAAGACGGAATTGCTCAACGTCCCGCCACATGTCCTAGAAGGCAAAAAAGGTGAGGAATCCAAGCCTGCGATGGATTTGGATATGAAGGTGCGGCCCGTTATCGACGCCGACTACCTCATTCCGAAAACGGTTGCGTTTATCAAGAAACAAGCGGCGGAAGACAAGCCTTTCTTCGTCTATCTTGGCTACTCCGAGATGCCCCCCCGATCCAGTGTAATCCGGCCTTCGTCGGCACGTCGCCTGAGCGCGGCGGGATGTATTCCGACTGTATCGCCGAGATGGACTATCGTGTCGGTCAGGTGCTTGATGGCATCAAAGAAGCTGGCGTCGAAGACAACACCATCGTTGTTCTAAGCAGTGATAACGCCACGGGTGGTCTTTCTGGCGGCGCTGGCGCGAATGGCGGCTCTAACGGTCCATTCCGCGGCGATTTCTTCTACACACCTTTCGAAGGCAGCATGCGCGTACCCGCAATTGTGCGCTGGCCTGGTAAATTCGCCAAAGGTCAGGTGACCGACCAAATGTTTGCCGCAGTTGACTGGATGCCAACACTGGCCTCCCTTGTTGGTGCGTCGAAACTGGTCCCCACGGATCGCCCCATCGATGGCAAGGACATTTCTGAATTCTTGCTCGGCAAAAGCAAAACCACTGGCCGCGAGGACTATATGTTCTTTGGGACAGACGGTGAGTTGATGTCTGTAAAATGGCGCAACTACAAAATGATCCAACGCATGACCGCAGGGCCAGCATTGGAAGCCATTGATCAGGCTTACATCGTGCCACAACTGCCGTTGTTCTTTGACCTGTCAAGTGACCCACATGAGGATTTCAACTTGTGGACCACGACACTGACCATGGCTTGGCTCTTTGACCCGATGCTCACAGCTGTAGGAAAATACGAAGAGAGCGTGAAAAAGTACCCGAACATTCCGGCGGGTGTGAAAGACCTTAAAGGGTATAATTAGTAAGCGAGTAAGCCCCCCGCCTGCTTTTCTGGGCGGGGGGCTCAATTGCGCTTTTGTGGAAGTTAGACCTTGCTCACGCTGGATAGCGCCCGCCCAGCGGCAATTCATTTCCCGCGTTTCACTATATCTTGGGTCACGCTGCGGTCAGCGCAAGATTTCTAAGGCCTCCGGCGGCGCATCATAAACAACCCTAAACCCCGTATGGGAACTCGAACTGTCCGGTGTATTCGACGTTCTTGCAGCTATTCTATTCTAAAACAATAGCTTATATGACACATAAACGAGCCGCCTTTGATCAATCTATTCCCTTTGGCCGCAGCATTTGGATCACGGGCGGCACGCTTTAGCGAGCGCACCCGAGGGATGTAGGTGATATCAACGCACCAGACCTGAATTTGCCGATCAATCGCCAGCCCCCAGAGCAGGTACTCGTTCACCGCTTGATTGATGATCAAAAGAAGTGCGTTCAACCGTTCCACTACCTGCGACGTCAAATCGCGCTTTGGGTCGTATCTTGCAGACTGCAGTACGCAAAAAATCCATCTAAATATTGTAATTAAATGTAAAAATTAAAAATACGCGTATTTATCAACGGACTGTCTCTCCGCCAGTTACTTTTGTAGAAAAACCAATTATTTCCAAGATAATTTCGCTGATGAGTGTTTACACGATGTGCGCCAAATTCAGGTTCAAACAAGGCGGCCATCTCGATCAAAAGGGGACCAACAATTCGGTTTACCCCGCAGTTGGCAGGCACCATTGCTGGTCAAAGTTGCGAACAAAGACGCTGTAAGCGTCCTCACAGGTCTCATAATATCATCCCAAAGGTCGCCTCGTGAGGCTCTATAAATCCCTGACATGGAATCGCCACTTACAACGAATGCAAGCATTCGTCTGTCGTGCAACGGGCAAAGAGTTGGCTAACCAACAACGCCGCCATAGACGCAGGCACCTTGGTATAGGCCAGAAACCACCCAAATGAAGCCTCGCATCCGATCATCATCAACACCATTGCGGTGGTGCGCACAGCGGCGAAAGGTTCCTCGACAAAGTCATGCCAACTTAGTCTGCTATATAGACAAAGAAGGTCGCAAGAAGCGCGTAAACCACGGCGATATTTGAGGATTCAGAGGCTGTGAAAACACCCGACCACACGCCGCTGAAAATGATCGCCACAAGGATAAGACGCGGAGCCGCCGAGACAAACAACGTCCTGATCATGCGGAAGTCCTCAAACGTCTGCACCGGATTCCCACGGTCGCCGACCAAGTTTTCGACGCATTTCAGCATCAAATTTTGACGCTTAAACTCGCCCCATGCACGAAGGTTTCCGAAACGGACGTCGCACAGAAAATGAGCGTGTCACGTCAACCTGTGCGCGAAGCGTTCAAACGTTTGGCAATGCTCGGCTTCCTCTCTATCCGCCCGCAAAGCAGCACGAAAGTCAGTTTGATTTCAGAAAAGCCGTTTTGCGCGCAAGGTTTATTCGCACGGCATTGGAAATACATACCTGTAGAACCGCCTGCGAGAAATGCACCGACGTGGGGATAAACGTCCTGTCAAACCTGATAGAAAAACAACGGGCCGCCTATGATGCGCAGGATCGCGAGCTATTTCACTTGCTGGATGACCAATTTCACCGCGAAATATGCAATCTTGCCGGTGTTGGATATGTTTGGGACCTCATCCTTGAGAATAAAGCGCATATGGATCGCGTTCGCATGCTCACTCTCGACTCCTCGTCGCAAGAATTTGTCCTAAAAGAACATGTCGAAATATTTAAAGCCATTTCCGAAAGTGATGCGGATGCAGTCGCCGAGGCCATCACGAAACACTTGTCTCGCATTTTAATCCATATCGAAGATATCAAGTCCGTAAACCACAAATGGTTCACGGATCTTGCGTAAAAAACGAACATGCACATCCCAAAATGCACGAATTTCCAGATGGCGTTTAATCCAAGGCCGGACCACTCAACCCTTCCAAAATCGGGCAATCAGGGCGGTGGTCCCCCGCGCATTCCTTTGACAAATGCGTCAAGGTGGCATGCATCGCTTGAAGGTCGGTAATCTTAGCCTCAATCTCCTGCAAATGCTGTTGCGCAATCGCCTTTACATCGGCACTCGCGCGGCCCGAGTCCTCATAAAGCGCCAAGAGCGTGCGACACTCGCCGATGGTAAATCCCAACGCCCGCGCGCGCCCCAAAAAGGTCAGTTTATGCCGGTCTGTCTCGCGAAAAACCCGATAATTATTGGTGTCGCGCAAAGGCCGCACAAGACCGATATCCTCATAGTAACGGATGGTTTTCGCAGGCAGGCCTGTGTGTTTAGTAACATCGCCGATATTCAGGTTCATAAGATCCTCCAGATCACGCCGCTTGAGCAGTTTTGCGGGGGGCAAGCGCGGCTGCTTGCGGGGGTGTGGTTGTTGCCACCGCAGGCTTCACCCACCGCAACCGCAACGCATTGCTTAGCACAAAAATGCTTGAAAACGCCATGGCACCCGCCGCCAGAACGGGCGAGAGCATCACGCCAAACGCTGGGTACAAGGCCCCTGCGGCCACAGGGATGAGCAAAGTATTATAGCCGAACGCCCAAAACAGGTTCTGGCGAATATTGCGCATCACCCGCCCCGAAATATCAAACGCGTTGACCACACCCGTTAGCTCTCCAGACATCAAAACCACATCCGCCGTTTCAATGGCCACATCCGTGCCTGTGCCAATAGCGATCCCCACATCCGCTTGGGCCAAGGCGGGTGCGTCGTTAATTCCGTCGCCCACAAACGCCAGTTTCCCCTGTTTTTGCAAGGCTTTAAGCGCATCGACTTTGCCCTCAGGCAAGACTTCGGCCACGACGATATCAATTCCCAACTCACGGGCAATCACGTCGGCTGTGCCTTGGTTGTCGCCCGTTATCATCGCCACAGTCAGGCCCAAGTCGTGCAGCGCGGCAATGGCGGCGGGGGTGGTGGGCTTGATCGGATCTGACACACCGATGACGGCAGCAATCCGTCCGTCAATAGCGGCATAAAGCGGTGAGCGTCCTTTTTTTCCAAGCGCCGCGCCGGTATCGGCAAAATCGCCCATGTCGATCCCGTCACGCCGCATGAGGCGATCCGCCCCGACCAGAATGTTGTGGCCTTCCACGCTCGCACTGACCCCAAAACCGGTAATCGAGGCAAACGTGTCTACGGTAGGAATGTCCAACTTGCGCGTGGTCGCAGCCCGCACGATGGCCGCGGCGATAGGATGTTCAGACTGGGTTTCCACAGCGGCCACAAGGCGCAAAACTTCGGACTCTACAAACGAGGCTGCAATCACCAAATCGGTCAATTCAGGGCGTCCCGCCGTCAATGTTCCCGTCTTATCAAGCGCCACAACTTTGACCTCTTGCAAGGATTGCAACGCATCGCCTTTGCGAAACAACACGCCCATTTCAGCCGCGCGCCCCGTGCCCACCATAATGGACGTTGGCGTCGCCAATCCCATCGCACAGGGACAGGCGATGATCAAAACCGCGACCCCCGCGACAATCGCGTAACTCAATGCGGGCGACGGACCAAAGATCAACCAGACCGCGATTGTAACAACCGCCGCCGCGATCACAGCAGGCACGAACCATGCGGTAATTTTATCGACCGCGCCTTGGATCGGCAGTTTGGCTCCCTGCGCTCGCTCGACCATCGCGATGATCTGCGCAAGCATGGTATCGGCGCCAACTTTCGTCGCGCGAAAGGTCAAAGCCCCTGCCCCGTTGACCGTCGCTCCGACGACCATTGCGCCTTCGGATTTTTCCACGGGCACGGGTTCGCCAGTGATCATGCTTTCATCCACATAGGACGTGCCGCTCAAAACCTCGCCGTCGACCGCGATCTTTTCACCGGGTCGCAGATGGATGACGTCGCCTACGGCGATCTCGTCAATGGGCAACTCAACGACCTCGCCATTGCGTTCCACCCGCGCTTCTTTGGCTTGCAACCCGACAAGCTTGCGGATTGCTTCGCCTGTGCGCCCCTTGGCGCGGGCCTCAAGCCAGCGTCCGAGCAGGATCAAAACAACGATAACAGCGGCCGCTTCGAAGTATACATTCGCAGTCCCTTGCGGCAGTAATTTTGGGGCAAATGTCGAAACCAGTGAAAACCCGTAGGCCGCCGAGGTGCCCAAGGCCACCAGAGAATTCATGTCCGGCTTCCCCTTAAGAAGCAGCGGGAAGCCTTTGGTATAGAACTGTAATCCCGGCCCAAGCAGAACAGCAGTCGTTAGGAGAAATTGCACAATGCGGCTGGTTTGCAGGCCGATTGTGCGCTCGACCCACATATGCATTCCCGGAATGACATGGCTGCCCATTTCGAGGATGAAAACCGGTAAAGCAAGCAGCGCGGCAATCAACGTCAACCGCCCAAGACGCGAAATTTCGGCGGCTTTGCGATCTGCTTTCTCCGCATCCACCCCCGCCTTAACTTTGGCAGGATACCCCAAACCGGTTGCCACGCGCGCCAAATCGGCGGGCGTTGTTGCCCCAACGATATATCGCAGCGTTGCCGTTTCCGTGGCTAAATTCACCGAGGCATCCAAAGCACCTGTCGCCGCTTTCAACCCCCGTTCGACACGGCCCACGCAAGAGGCGCAGGTCATGCCTTCGACCTCCAAAGTTACTTCTGCCGTCACTGCAGGGTAGCCCGCGCCCTCCAAGGCTTGCGTCAAAACCGAAAGGTCAGCGGGAGACGAAAACTGCACCTGCGCCGTCTCATTTGCAAGATTAACAGCGGCCGATGACACACCAGAAACCGCCTTCAGGGATTTTTCAACCCGACCGACACACGACGCGCAGGTCATTCCCTCGATGGATAAGGTCACAATATTTTCGTCCGCCATTTCAGTCTCCTTGATTCGCTTCTTTGGAGTAGTGATGAGGGTTCCAGTAAGGGTAAGGTCAACACCCAACTTGCGCAGTTTGCGACTTTGATTTTGGCAATGCACGACCATGCCTTAAGGTCCTCGCAATTCGGAGGATTAAGGCATGGGGTAAAAACAGGTTGTTATGCGCGCGGGTCGCGACGGACCTTAAGGTTCCGGAAAGAAACACGCCGAGGAATGCGCATCACCGCCAAGCTCCGGCCGCTCGGAACGGCACCGATCCTGCACCTTCCAACACCGCGGCGCAAAGGGGCAACCGTCGGGAATATTGAGCGGCGACGGCAACTCCCCCATGAGTTTAATCCGCTTTTTTGCCTTGGACGGATTGGCCTGAGGGGCGGCCGACATCAGGGCAACGGTGTAGGGATGTTGAGGGTTTGAAAACAGCGCTTCTTTACTGCCCTTTTCCACCGCGCGACCAAGGTACATCACGATAACTTCGTCGGCCACATGGCGCACCACGCCCAAGTCGTGACTGATGAACAAATAAGCCAGTTGCAGGCGTTCCTGTAGGTCCATCAACAGGTTCAAAATCGAGCTCTGGATCGAGAGATCAAGGGCGGAAACGGGTTCATCAAGCACCAGCACTTTTGGATCAAGCATCAGCGCGCGGGCAATTGCGATACGTTGGCGTTGGCCACCCGAAAACATATGCGGGTAGCGGTCGTAATGTTCGGGTCTTAGGCCGACCAACCTCAACATTTCACGCCCCTTGGCTTCGCGTTCTTCGGTGGGCATGGATTTATTGTTGATCTTCAATGGTTCTTCGAGAATTGCGCCAATGCGCTGACGTGGGTTCAGCGAACCGTAAGGATCCTGAAACACAATTTGCACCGATTTTCGCAAATCCGCCCAATCCTCAGGTAACATCGGGTTGCCATCAAGGGTCAGCTTTCCTGCGGTGGGTTCTTCGATCATCGTAACGAGGCGCGCGAGGGTGGATTTCCCGCAACCACTTTCGCCGACAATGGCCAGTGTTTTCCCCGCGTAAAGTTCAAAATCGACACCCCCAACGGCCTTTAGAATGCTGGGTTTGCGAAACATGCCGCTGCTGACTTCATAGTGGCGTTCAAGGGCGCTGGCGATCAATACAGGGGTCGTCATGATACAGCCCTTTCTTCAGAGTTGAGAGGGTAGAAACACCGCGCGTAGCCCAGATCAAGGCCAAGGGGCTTAGGCGCTTCGGCCTTACATTTCGCGTTCGCGAACTTACAGCGT
This Falsihalocynthiibacter arcticus DNA region includes the following protein-coding sequences:
- a CDS encoding sulfatase-like hydrolase/transferase; this encodes MRFTNYNVEVQCTPSRSAIMTGRHPVRSGTYSVLPPPGGQDGMVPWEYTIAELLSDSDYATALYGKWHLGNVQGRLPNDQGFDEWWGIPNSWDQSGFTSYPMYDLMAKEILAKEGKTELLNVPPHVLEGKKGEESKPAMDLDMKVRPVIDADYLIPKTVAFIKKQAAEDKPFFVYLGYSEMPPRSSVIRPSSARRLSAAGCIPTVSPRWTIVSVRCLMASKKLASKTTPSLF
- a CDS encoding 5-methylcytosine restriction system specificity protein McrC, which codes for MRRKLFQTKPDIVIRRAGIVTHVIDTKWKRTSANVDDPKLGVSQSDVYQMMAYGQLYNTPRLTLLYPHHSGLGGEEHVHTRHRINGLATFLETASIDVANGGSVLDSHRSATC
- a CDS encoding NYN domain-containing protein, which encodes MLARNQPIYAVLIDADNIPAKHAEVILKEIKTFGEPALRRVYGDWSSEQLRGWAETVREHGLVAHQETANTKGKNASDIGLVIDAMDILHTTRFDGFVLVSSDSDFTALANRIREQGLQVIGIGERKTPESLRNVCNRFVFIENLIEEPASTIDGKQTKSTKLPAKGAAPLIVAAMDKIEQDDDWYSLSALGKQIMAANSDFDTRTYGYKKLSELVGNLNQFEIRKIGTTLSVRYVIKSS
- a CDS encoding FCD domain-containing protein, giving the protein MGINVLSNLIEKQRAAYDAQDRELFHLLDDQFHREICNLAGVGYVWDLILENKAHMDRVRMLTLDSSSQEFVLKEHVEIFKAISESDADAVAEAITKHLSRILIHIEDIKSVNHKWFTDLA
- the cueR gene encoding Cu(I)-responsive transcriptional regulator translates to MNIGDVTKHTGLPAKTIRYYEDIGLVRPLRDTNNYRVFRETDRHKLTFLGRARALGFTIGECRTLLALYEDSGRASADVKAIAQQHLQEIEAKITDLQAMHATLTHLSKECAGDHRPDCPILEGLSGPALD
- a CDS encoding GntR family transcriptional regulator, which produces MTLKLAPCTKVSETDVAQKMSVSRQPVREAFKRLAMLGFLSIRPQSSTKVSLISEKPFCAQGLFARHWKYIPVEPPARNAPTWG
- a CDS encoding ABC transporter ATP-binding protein, which translates into the protein MTTPVLIASALERHYEVSSGMFRKPSILKAVGGVDFELYAGKTLAIVGESGCGKSTLARLVTMIEEPTAGKLTLDGNPMLPEDWADLRKSVQIVFQDPYGSLNPRQRIGAILEEPLKINNKSMPTEEREAKGREMLRLVGLRPEHYDRYPHMFSGGQRQRIAIARALMLDPKVLVLDEPVSALDLSIQSSILNLLMDLQERLQLAYLFISHDLGVVRHVADEVIVMYLGRAVEKGSKEALFSNPQHPYTVALMSAAPQANPSKAKKRIKLMGELPSPLNIPDGCPFAPRCWKVQDRCRSERPELGGDAHSSACFFPEP
- a CDS encoding sulfatase-like hydrolase/transferase, with translation MYSDCIAEMDYRVGQVLDGIKEAGVEDNTIVVLSSDNATGGLSGGAGANGGSNGPFRGDFFYTPFEGSMRVPAIVRWPGKFAKGQVTDQMFAAVDWMPTLASLVGASKLVPTDRPIDGKDISEFLLGKSKTTGREDYMFFGTDGELMSVKWRNYKMIQRMTAGPALEAIDQAYIVPQLPLFFDLSSDPHEDFNLWTTTLTMAWLFDPMLTAVGKYEESVKKYPNIPAGVKDLKGYN
- a CDS encoding heavy metal translocating P-type ATPase, whose product is MADENIVTLSIEGMTCASCVGRVEKSLKAVSGVSSAAVNLANETAQVQFSSPADLSVLTQALEGAGYPAVTAEVTLEVEGMTCASCVGRVERGLKAATGALDASVNLATETATLRYIVGATTPADLARVATGLGYPAKVKAGVDAEKADRKAAEISRLGRLTLIAALLALPVFILEMGSHVIPGMHMWVERTIGLQTSRIVQFLLTTAVLLGPGLQFYTKGFPLLLKGKPDMNSLVALGTSAAYGFSLVSTFAPKLLPQGTANVYFEAAAVIVVLILLGRWLEARAKGRTGEAIRKLVGLQAKEARVERNGEVVELPIDEIAVGDVIHLRPGEKIAVDGEVLSGTSYVDESMITGEPVPVEKSEGAMVVGATVNGAGALTFRATKVGADTMLAQIIAMVERAQGAKLPIQGAVDKITAWFVPAVIAAAVVTIAVWLIFGPSPALSYAIVAGVAVLIIACPCAMGLATPTSIMVGTGRAAEMGVLFRKGDALQSLQEVKVVALDKTGTLTAGRPELTDLVIAASFVESEVLRLVAAVETQSEHPIAAAIVRAATTRKLDIPTVDTFASITGFGVSASVEGHNILVGADRLMRRDGIDMGDFADTGAALGKKGRSPLYAAIDGRIAAVIGVSDPIKPTTPAAIAALHDLGLTVAMITGDNQGTADVIARELGIDIVVAEVLPEGKVDALKALQKQGKLAFVGDGINDAPALAQADVGIAIGTGTDVAIETADVVLMSGELTGVVNAFDISGRVMRNIRQNLFWAFGYNTLLIPVAAGALYPAFGVMLSPVLAAGAMAFSSIFVLSNALRLRWVKPAVATTTPPQAAALAPRKTAQAA